From Triplophysa dalaica isolate WHDGS20190420 chromosome 16, ASM1584641v1, whole genome shotgun sequence:
AGGGTTTGCGGACGGTTTTGTTTTCGAGCACAAGTCAATTAAACATCCAcataacacacatacagaagCTCCAGGTTTGCAGAATAAATCAGACAGCacgtctggtgtgtgtgtgtgtgtacctgacAGTAGAATCAGAGGAGCCCGTCACTATGACTCTGTCGTCGTACTGCAGACACAGAACTGATCCAGTGTGACCCGTCAGAACCTTTAAACACTCCAGGGTCTGCTTATCCCAGATCTAAGAAAGACAAAGTCAGATAGTGAGACAAGGATAGACAGACAGGTATAAAAGTAGGCAAACAGACAGCAGAAAGAGATAGGTAGATAACTTAcataaagacagacagagagacagacagacagacagagagagtcaATGAGACAGACAGTTAGATATACCAGTAGACTTTAAACAggcagagagaaaaacagacagacagacatgcagagagtgagacagacagacagaatgtCATATAAAGAAGACAGACGGACATGTAGAGAGACCAAGAGgaagacatacagacagacgacagagagacagaccaacagaaagacagacaaaaaCACGAAGACAGTTGGAGgggaagacagacagaaagaccaagagaaagacagacCGAGAGGaagacatacagacagagaggaagacagacagaaagaccaagagaaagaccgacagacagacagaccaagagaaagacagatagacagagaggaagacagacagaaagaccaagagaaagaccgacagacagacagaccaagtgaaagacagatagacagagaggAAGACAGACAGCCAgcaagagagacagaaaggaagagagacagaaaggaagacggacacacagacagacagaataagacacagacagacagttacTTTGATAGAGTTGTCTCGCAGGCCGCTGATGATCTTTTCGTCATCATACTGGAGGCAGTAAACTCCTTTACTGTTCTCTGACCGGCACTGAATCCTCTGAAGATTGTGACGTCCACAGCGCCAGTTCGCTTCAATCGTCTGAAGGGACCGAAGAAGAAAAAGAGCAAATGAACGGCTGGATGAAGCGAGAGTAACCTGATGAATGAATGGGTAGAATCTCACCTCAATGTCCTGTATAATTTTGGGATAGAGTGAATGGTAGTATGAATTGGGCGGGACTTCGTTCGTTcggtttttaaacaaatatttctcCCTGTGGACGAACAATGAAAACCGAGTATAGCAGATATACATCACATTTAGAAAGGTGAGATTGCAACGGGAATTGAATCAGCTGGTTAtgatttatttgacatttgggTCGTGAACTAATCCAGTGTCCACCCACCTCCACTGTGAGTCACGATTTACAAATTCGATATTCAACATCACCCTACGTACTCGGAGAGTTTATAAATGACATCAAACCACTGGACGTTGATGCACACGACACCTGTGCATTACTGTTAATAATTCAACAGTCAATCACATATGTGAAGACATTTTTCAACAAATACACATGTTTCTGTGTAGTGACAAAAATGAGTGCGTGTTCTCACCACTGATGTCGCTCTGATAGGCCTTTCCACAGGGGGTCTGTGCGGACCATCCTCTCGATGAGTTTCTTCCACAGCATCCCATCTGAGATGACCCTCTGCCATTCTCTACATACCAGCTCAGCGGAGCATAGTGAACGAGCGTCTAGAAATGACAAGATGTTCTCGGCTATGTGATCCAGACCCTGAGCTGGAGAGAGATGAAGGGTGTCAGATTTAGAAAGTACCCCacatcattcatttcaaattcGGTGGTCGGTTTAGTTTTAGGCTCTTTTAATGCATGCATACATCAGCAGGTACTTATTTTGCAGTATACTTGAACTGTAGTGTACTTACTAGACATTGTACTGTTATTGAACCTCAACATTGTAGATATTAAAAGACAttacagtatttactatagtttaTCAATAATGTACACTGTAGTATACAGTGTTGCGAATACCAAAGTACATAAAATGTTACGgttgaggtgtgtgtgttagatACCTGGCAGCGCTGTGATGAAGTCTCTCTGTAACATAGGTTTAAGGTATGAGTTTATATGGCCGTGTTGGTAATGGCACATTCGTGAGATCAGACGTTCCACAAACTCCACCTGATCAGATTCTGACCACTGATCGAACAGCTGGATGCACAATTCTTTCTCCTTCTCGAAGTTTCCTTGAGATAACCTCTTCCGCGAAGCTACCACAGAACCGTTCCCTAACTGAAACAACAACACCAGAGACTCCAATAAATCCCTAAACCCAGGCACTGTTTGGTTtacaatgttaatatttaataataatttaaattatgtgaaaaatatatcattactcaatgtttttctgctcatctacagtataaacatgatataaaacaacataaaaaactcttaaaaagcaaaacatgcCGGCACAATATCCATCTGTGGGCCATTCTCACGAAACCGCTGAAACATCATGCCGGTGATGATTGACTTATAAAACAGacataaagaaaaaatcatcataatataaataattgtgttggacaaaaaatattttcacatagggatgaattatttatgaattttattatttatgctttatattgtgcattatattttgtaatttagtaAATAgtctaatataaatatactgaaAAAACAATGGGATTTTCTACAAGACGATCTCAAAATTACCAAAAAATGATTAATGTAATAatcatgtataataaaaataaagaaatagtgGAAGACAGACGTGTTCAGGACTGATATTCTTATCCTAAAGACTGTTTTAACAcagacaaatatatttacatatagtGTATAAACgtttgattttatgtgaagaaaCAAATGGTTaagaaacaaattaatttatatttttctagttaAAAACGTATTATCCTCTTATCACACTGTGTACACAACTTCTTCCCTTCTCATTACTGGTACAGGTAGTTTTCCACATTAAAACAATTCTACATGTATAATATTCTATTAAAACGTTATTAacagattaaatataaattaattcattaatgtcttattatgtatgattaagatttattttgtaaaaaagttaataaactGTCAGTAAAAGTTTAGAAATGAATGCCAATatcataaattgttttaaattaatataatgcagTTGTTAATAcaagtgtttttaagaaaatcatgtttgatATCTTGAAACCAAGATTTTGTGAGGATCACCCCTGTATGATATAAACATGCGGTAAAGTTATGACATCGCCAGGCTCCATCAACACTTTTAATTTGGATGTCACACATTCGCAAACCAGCCCTTACCAACGTACACATACACACCTTATATACTGATGTCTTCTTCTGCAGGACTTCATCCGTGTTTGTTTGTGACTCCATCACTGTCATGTTCtacaaacagaaagagagagagaaagagagagagagcaggtgaTAGGTAAGACACAGGGCAGTGGCCATCGGTGCATTAAAAtgatgcattctgggaaaaacattcaaaaatgaGGGTCATTTAAatacccccccaaaaaaatcccTGCTGATCAATGTTCtctaaacaaacagatctcacacAACTAAAAACGATCGCTCATGGAGGTCATGGTGAGAACAAACTCTGACTCATCTGTCTGCTCCACACTGATCCCTGAAACTCGCTTTAAAAGGAAAAGTTTAATAAAGGCCAGTTGCTTTATAATGAACTTCTGAAACATTTGGAATGTGAATTAAGTGTTGAAATGTACAAACtgtttaaagtgtgtgtgaacctgagatagtaagaaaaaaaatcccagAACGAGGCACAGACAGGTCAgcagaaagacaaacagaagaTGATATAACTAGACATAGAGACGTCTCTGAATCCACACACACCTGAACTTCCTACCGAGGGATGTACTCAACCATCTCTAACGTCAGATCTCAAATCAAAGACTTTATCTGTTTACAgtcatttcctctctctctctctctctctcccctgcGGGGACATAAGTGAACAGACTGATGGTTTGTGAGACAGCAGCACTGAGAATCACTTTTAGTGGTTGACCGTGTCTTCTATGTGAGCCCATAAAATGTCAATATATCCAGATTACAAAACactgctttatattttttagcAGTGTCGGGGTCTTTTAAggttataaatatttatttacataatgtgTATACTCATTAAAAGTCatgcaaacattaaaatgtatcgTCCTTGACGATTGGTCAAACCACTAATCACAAATCAGAGGTCATAAGCCAACAAACCACCCACACAACATCTGACAAGACAGAGGAGCAGTGAGGAAGCACAGAGGAGAGAGGAGGAAAGAGAAGCAAAGAGAAGAGGAGCAGAGAGAAGAAGAGCGCAGGCGAGGAGGCGAGGAACAGAGAGGTAAAGAGCAGTGGCGAGGAGTGATGAAGAGGTGCGGTGAggaacagacagaaacagagaggaGGTACTGAAGAGGAGAGCAGAACCTGGTTGTGGGCCCGGGAGGTGGGGAGGCTCTGCAGGCATCTAAGAGCACACAGACTCTCAGCCACCGAGGAACAACCCAGCCAGACAGAACGAGGCAAAGAACACtgtgtgagagatagagagagagagcagaagaTGTGATAACAACAGAGAAAAACAAGACAGAGggcataaagagagagagacaaagagtgaAACAAACGTGTCAAAACATCAAGGCAAAAACAGAAGTAgaaagagaaagcgagagagagagatagagagagagggagggagggaggaaaaagagagagagcagcaggcacgcaaataataaatgataagaGTGATGTGACAGTGACAAACATGAGTGTGACCAAGAGGAGATATGGAAAGTGAAGgataaaaaaacagtattagagcaacagcacacacacacactccagaTACAGAACAACAGACAAAACCATGAGTGGGCGGAGCAGAGAAATGGGAGTGGCCAATCAGGCCGACACCTTTTCTACGCACAATTAAAACACGAGCAAGTTTGGTGTATAGTTATGTGCTTTGATTTCACACAAAAACTGACACAATAAACACTTCTTCTTCCAAACACACATGCAGCTGTATTGAGATATGTATTTACCGAAGAAATCCAGAAAGCACTTTTTATAACAAATTGAATGCATACATTCTCtccttaaaaaatattattgggGTAATGTAAGCAGTCAGTTGCTGAATGCTTAGTTTACTTATTtactttttgttcaacagatTAAAGTTAGAGAAATCGGCCATTTCACAAGGTCACGTTATAGTAGGTTGAGATCTCGAAGTCATAAAACTAACGATGCAGAAGCTCCGAGTTCAGGGTAAATTTAATATCAAATTCAAAACAACATTGAGGGGATTGTTGACATTAGCGAATGTGCGTCTTGTAAACTTTGGCTACTAATTATTAATTTAGCTTTCAAAAGATTTATCACCAATGACACAACGGACATATAAATCATGTTCAGATATGCGCTGCACATAAAAAAGTATGTGTTGTATGACAAGCATATTGAACACAtcggaaaaataaaaaaaatgtgtatataaaacGCATTTTGTGAGATATGAAGCGCGTTAGACTGTTTGTGATATATAAATCGCATATGGTGACGAAGCGCGCAGTGGCGCAGCGGTGCCGCAATGAGCGCTCGGACGTTTTCTTGACTTTTATACGGAACATATAAACCAAATCCTGATTTGAGAGTCCGTTTAGTCACATTACtcaaataaatcatttcagCGCGCTCTTATTACAGCATCAGATTCATATCGATTAGGTCCCCTGTCTGTATTGTGTTCCTCGCCCTAACGTTAACCAAGCAGTCCAGTATACTGGAATAAATATAATCGTCACCTATTTGGGTTAGTGTGTTGTTCTCACGTACCATGAGCTCCACGGTTTTGTCCTCCATGTCCGGATCCATATTATTATTGTTCCGTTCGCGTCCAACCGTGAAAATGGAAACCCGTCCGTGAACCCCAGCGAATCCAgatacaacaaacaaatacaaaccacGAACAAAATAGACAgaccgtcaaaataaaagtcccatcTACAACGATTACCTCCCCCTGCTGTATACTTTATGTACTGCGTTGGGTAAGTATTTGCAATAACAGTCTTTGACCGGATCTCTATAACTATCAGACTGGAGGCACGTCATCAAATATACATATCTGTATATATGTGtgaacattttgagaaatggatAGGATGATAATTAAAGTCCGTTGTAATGTCCACGCTTGCGGACactgtaaactgtaaaatgaTTGCTTATTTgcataatgtattattatattttattgcatatttttcTTTCCTCTACTTCCAAAGTCTCtaaattcaaatgaaattcTAATCCAAAAGCTGGATTTTTATACAACAGTAGCACTTTTATTTGGCTAAAGAAGCTGGGAGGCGGGAGCAGAGGCAGAATCTTTGTTTCCGGTGTCACGTGTCTTTGCAGGGAGTGTTCGTACGTGAGGGGGCGGTCCATCTGCAGTTAATTGACTTTGATTGGTCAAACCGAAGGTCGATCTCTTTTTGGGTCTTTCCCAATGAATACACACATACGAATGAAGTTCTCTTGAAAACTGGtcagtaaaacaaatttattCTGGTAGATACAAGGCCTCcgattcatattttttaataaaatcataaccCACATTTTATTATAGCGTTTCACTTTATAGAAAGCAAAACTGCATGAACAAATGttgtcaaaacatattttttctttatttaaacatttcatttttttcctttataTTCAAAATGCGTTAGAAAGCATGCAAAGCATTAATCTGTGCTACATATTTGGTACACAATGACTGcttattttcaaacaaattttcatcttaaaaagttttattttttcaagaatgtggaaaataataaatgaatacaacGACTAAAATAAAGTATGAGTGAGTGTCTAAACTTTCGATTGGTAGTCTTTAGATTTATTTTGCCCATTATCCAGCATTATCTAGAGTTTTATTTGCTTGCACAATAACTGTGGAAATGAGGTAAGATAAATACTTCTGAATATTGTTCAATTAGTATGAAACAGAACAACAATTTCATGATAAGTTTAGAgtcaaataagtaaataatacCCAGAGAACATGCAAACTGATACAAGTATACACTTTGGATAAATTTGGATgtcaaatgcatacatgtacatGTTTTGTAAAGCAGAACACAGGCAGCTggtttaagcaatttcaaattTATTGTTGTTTCTCCCCCATTCGTTAAAGAAAcccttataaaaaaaatcccacaCCGTCATA
This genomic window contains:
- the fbxw11a gene encoding F-box and WD repeat domain-containing 11-A isoform X2, coding for MDPDMEDKTVELMNMTVMESQTNTDEVLQKKTSVYKLGNGSVVASRKRLSQGNFEKEKELCIQLFDQWSESDQVEFVERLISRMCHYQHGHINSYLKPMLQRDFITALPAQGLDHIAENILSFLDARSLCSAELVCREWQRVISDGMLWKKLIERMVRTDPLWKGLSERHQWEKYLFKNRTNEVPPNSYYHSLYPKIIQDIETIEANWRCGRHNLQRIQCRSENSKGVYCLQYDDEKIISGLRDNSIKIWDKQTLECLKVLTGHTGSVLCLQYDDRVIVTGSSDSTVRVWDVSSGEVLNTLIHHNEAVLHLRFCNGLMVTCSKDRSIAVWDMASATDISLRRVLVGHRAAVNVVDFDDKYIVSASGDRTIKVWSTSTCEFVRTLNGHKRGIACLQYRDRLVVSGSSDNTIRLWDIECGACLRVLEGHEELVRCIRFDNKRIVSGAYDGKIKVWDLQAALDPRAPASTLCLRTLVEHSGRVFRLQFDEFQIISSSHDDTILIWDFLNVSTNGQPDGPSPSRTYTYISR
- the fbxw11a gene encoding F-box and WD repeat domain-containing 11-A isoform X1; this translates as MDPDMEDKTVELMCSLPRSVWLGCSSVAESLCALRCLQSLPTSRAHNQNMTVMESQTNTDEVLQKKTSVYKLGNGSVVASRKRLSQGNFEKEKELCIQLFDQWSESDQVEFVERLISRMCHYQHGHINSYLKPMLQRDFITALPAQGLDHIAENILSFLDARSLCSAELVCREWQRVISDGMLWKKLIERMVRTDPLWKGLSERHQWEKYLFKNRTNEVPPNSYYHSLYPKIIQDIETIEANWRCGRHNLQRIQCRSENSKGVYCLQYDDEKIISGLRDNSIKIWDKQTLECLKVLTGHTGSVLCLQYDDRVIVTGSSDSTVRVWDVSSGEVLNTLIHHNEAVLHLRFCNGLMVTCSKDRSIAVWDMASATDISLRRVLVGHRAAVNVVDFDDKYIVSASGDRTIKVWSTSTCEFVRTLNGHKRGIACLQYRDRLVVSGSSDNTIRLWDIECGACLRVLEGHEELVRCIRFDNKRIVSGAYDGKIKVWDLQAALDPRAPASTLCLRTLVEHSGRVFRLQFDEFQIISSSHDDTILIWDFLNVSTNGQPDGPSPSRTYTYISR